In a single window of the Acidobacteriota bacterium genome:
- a CDS encoding transcription elongation factor GreA, whose translation MEDIRKRLKDQIEELEYELNHKLPKVIQHAREFGDLSENAEYKAAKERQTFVQARVSLLHQRLMEVESIDISKIPTDRIAYGSDVVLYDLEREEKITYKLVTSEESDPDNGKISTVSPIGQALMGREEGDEVKVKTPTGWRNFEVVRLTTIHDQAKD comes from the coding sequence ATGGAAGACATAAGAAAGAGGCTTAAAGACCAGATAGAAGAACTCGAATACGAGTTGAACCACAAACTGCCAAAGGTCATCCAGCACGCACGCGAATTTGGCGACCTCAGCGAAAACGCTGAATACAAGGCGGCGAAAGAGCGGCAGACGTTCGTGCAGGCGCGCGTTAGTTTGCTGCATCAGCGGTTGATGGAGGTCGAGTCGATCGATATTTCGAAGATACCGACCGACCGCATCGCCTACGGTTCGGATGTCGTTCTGTATGATCTGGAACGTGAAGAAAAGATCACTTACAAGCTCGTCACATCGGAGGAAAGTGATCCGGACAACGGGAAGATCTCGACAGTTTCACCGATCGGCCAGGCTTTGATGGGCCGGGAAGAAGGCGACGAGGTCAAGGTAAAAACACCCACGGGCTGGCGAAATTTTGAGGTAGTGCGACTGACGACGATACACGACCAAGCTAAAGATTAG
- a CDS encoding 6-phosphofructokinase, whose product MYKQIGVLTGGGDAPGLNAAIRAVVRTAIGEFGMKCIGIEDSFEGILGETHTRILNTAAVSGILPRGGTILGTRNRGSFVKMIDGKPTFVDMPIGEALANLDILGIEALVAIGGEGTLAIAEQFHKRGFPVIGVPKTIDNDLAATELTFGFMTAIDIATEALDRLHTTAASHDRVMVLEVMGRNTGWIALHAGLAGSADVILIPEIPFSFDSIVRKVRAREESGSKFTNIVVAEGAVELGKREMYQDEKNMRLGGVGAYVSEKIQEMTGKESRCVVLGHLQRGGSPNAFDRMLGTNFGACAVRALANGESGKMVALQAGTVVTVPISEACANVKQVAVDGQLVRTARDIGISFAAPKESKLGEEEMFEVRTSGS is encoded by the coding sequence ATGTATAAGCAAATAGGCGTATTGACAGGCGGCGGCGATGCGCCGGGGCTGAATGCGGCGATACGTGCGGTCGTAAGGACCGCGATCGGCGAATTCGGGATGAAATGCATCGGCATCGAGGACAGCTTCGAAGGCATCCTCGGCGAAACTCATACGCGAATACTGAACACCGCTGCAGTAAGCGGCATCCTGCCGCGAGGCGGCACGATATTGGGGACGCGAAACCGCGGCAGTTTCGTGAAGATGATCGACGGTAAACCGACCTTTGTCGATATGCCGATCGGCGAAGCCCTGGCAAACCTGGACATCCTCGGGATAGAGGCTCTTGTCGCCATAGGCGGCGAAGGCACGCTGGCGATCGCCGAGCAGTTCCACAAACGCGGATTTCCGGTCATCGGCGTTCCAAAGACCATCGATAACGACCTCGCCGCGACGGAACTAACGTTCGGTTTCATGACGGCCATTGACATTGCCACGGAAGCTCTGGATAGGCTGCATACCACCGCCGCATCGCACGACCGTGTGATGGTGCTTGAGGTGATGGGACGAAATACGGGCTGGATAGCTCTTCACGCGGGCCTTGCCGGAAGCGCGGACGTGATCCTGATACCTGAGATCCCTTTCTCGTTCGATTCGATCGTCCGAAAGGTGCGTGCCCGCGAGGAAAGCGGGTCGAAATTTACAAACATCGTTGTCGCCGAAGGTGCGGTCGAATTGGGCAAACGTGAGATGTATCAGGACGAGAAGAACATGCGGCTCGGCGGTGTCGGAGCTTATGTGAGCGAAAAGATACAAGAGATGACCGGCAAGGAATCCCGCTGTGTCGTATTGGGGCATCTGCAGCGGGGCGGCAGCCCGAACGCCTTTGACAGAATGCTGGGGACGAACTTCGGCGCGTGTGCGGTCCGGGCTCTGGCAAACGGCGAATCAGGCAAGATGGTCGCTTTACAGGCAGGCACAGTCGTTACGGTGCCGATCTCCGAGGCTTGTGCAAACGTCAAACAAGTTGCGGTTGACGGCCAACTTGTGCGGACAGCTCGCGACATCGGAATTTCGTTTGCGGCACCGAAAGAATCAAAGCTGGGCGAAGAGGAAATGTTCGAGGTGCGTACGAGCGGCTCATAG
- a CDS encoding CDP-alcohol phosphatidyltransferase family protein, whose product MFADGIGRGAMRIINAMVRALASAGIPPNVLTTIGVLINLACGILFGFGEFFWAGIVLIIANLFDMLDGNVARLSGRVTRYGSFLDSTLDRLSDMGAFLGIVVFYARDGEQHSVLNVFLAGTGMIASVLVSYTTARSEGLGVKANVGFLQRPERVVLLIIGALSTWNWESQHFLANRMPQVLWVLAIGSMWTLVQRMIYIRRELMKMDKENPK is encoded by the coding sequence ATGTTCGCTGACGGAATAGGACGAGGTGCGATGCGTATCATCAACGCGATGGTGCGCGCCCTTGCAAGTGCCGGAATTCCTCCAAACGTGCTGACAACGATCGGCGTCCTTATCAATCTTGCCTGCGGTATTCTGTTCGGATTTGGCGAGTTCTTTTGGGCGGGCATCGTACTGATCATCGCGAACCTATTCGACATGCTCGACGGAAACGTGGCACGGCTGTCGGGACGCGTGACGCGGTACGGTTCGTTCCTCGATTCGACGCTCGACCGTCTGTCGGACATGGGGGCGTTCTTGGGGATAGTCGTTTTTTATGCCCGCGATGGGGAACAGCATTCGGTCCTGAACGTATTCCTTGCCGGAACAGGCATGATCGCCTCGGTTCTCGTGAGCTACACGACCGCACGCAGTGAAGGACTGGGTGTCAAGGCGAACGTCGGATTCCTGCAGCGGCCCGAACGCGTGGTCCTGCTGATAATCGGAGCCCTTTCGACATGGAACTGGGAATCGCAGCATTTCCTCGCCAACCGCATGCCGCAGGTGCTTTGGGTTTTGGCGATCGGCTCCATGTGGACGCTGGTGCAGAGGATGATCTACATTCGGCGTGAGCTGATGAAAATGGATAAGGAAAACCCGAAGTAA
- a CDS encoding S41 family peptidase yields MKYAAIAVLTILLGALAGGLFGRLPSERTAATGDASGLVADYAEALQLIDESYGGNANREKMADVSMQTMLWSLDPHSAFFTREEFRKLDEEQSSQFYGIGVSIFQHRDGVYVQAVIPNTPAADAGLRYGDRILKVDGNDALEWTSSEVSRNVRGERGTRVRIEIDRLTSPEPIELEIVRGGVPLPSVRNFFMLPNGVGYIGLTGGFQQTTSQEVTLAMEELKLRGMKSLILDLRGNPGGILEQAVSVVSKFVPEGKTAVSVRGASAAPVRELKTSGSGREDIPLVVMINGGSASASEIVAGAVQDYNRGLVVGSESFGKGLVQRIFRLPYGTGLTLTTARYYTPFGRSLQRDYSSGSIYDYYTHGEDLPSENGTATEPKPIGSPVTLPDGRTLLGGRGIVPDVAVPQATPNPLRSRINEAAFHFVRQLVAGRIQGFDTFRIEKQTFKANLQPNEFAVSDKLFDSFRGYAANDPKNGLTPANINALADHAKMRIRQEIATASYSTEAGTQVLLENDPQILKAMEMMPRAVELAAKAKQNNLN; encoded by the coding sequence ATGAAATACGCTGCCATAGCAGTTTTGACGATACTTTTGGGTGCCCTTGCCGGCGGGCTTTTTGGGCGTCTTCCGTCTGAACGCACGGCGGCGACAGGCGATGCATCCGGGCTGGTGGCCGACTATGCCGAGGCATTGCAGCTGATCGACGAAAGCTACGGCGGCAACGCGAACCGCGAAAAAATGGCCGACGTATCGATGCAGACCATGCTGTGGTCGCTCGATCCGCATTCGGCGTTTTTCACGCGTGAAGAATTTCGCAAGCTCGACGAAGAGCAATCATCACAATTCTACGGTATCGGCGTTTCAATATTTCAGCATCGCGACGGCGTTTACGTTCAGGCCGTAATTCCGAATACGCCGGCGGCAGATGCAGGCCTGCGGTATGGCGACCGGATCCTGAAAGTTGACGGAAACGACGCGCTCGAATGGACTAGCAGCGAGGTGTCTCGAAACGTCCGCGGTGAACGCGGTACGCGTGTCCGCATCGAGATCGACCGTTTGACGTCGCCTGAGCCTATCGAGCTTGAGATCGTCCGCGGCGGTGTTCCGCTGCCTTCCGTTCGCAATTTTTTTATGCTGCCAAATGGCGTCGGCTACATAGGGCTGACCGGCGGCTTTCAGCAGACGACATCGCAAGAGGTCACATTGGCGATGGAAGAGCTCAAATTGCGTGGAATGAAGAGCCTTATTCTCGATCTGCGCGGAAACCCGGGCGGTATTCTGGAACAGGCAGTTTCTGTCGTCAGCAAATTTGTTCCTGAGGGCAAGACTGCCGTATCGGTTCGCGGTGCTTCGGCGGCTCCGGTGCGTGAACTAAAAACCTCGGGCAGCGGTCGCGAGGACATACCGCTTGTTGTCATGATAAACGGCGGCTCGGCATCGGCTTCGGAGATAGTCGCGGGTGCTGTTCAGGATTATAACCGCGGATTGGTCGTCGGCAGCGAGAGTTTCGGAAAAGGGTTGGTTCAGCGTATCTTCCGGCTGCCTTACGGTACAGGTTTGACGCTGACAACGGCGCGTTACTACACACCTTTCGGGCGTTCGCTGCAGAGGGATTATTCAAGCGGTTCGATCTATGATTACTACACTCATGGCGAGGATCTGCCCTCCGAAAACGGCACGGCAACGGAGCCTAAGCCTATCGGTTCCCCCGTAACACTGCCGGACGGCAGGACGCTTTTGGGCGGCCGCGGGATCGTGCCTGACGTGGCTGTTCCGCAGGCGACGCCTAATCCGTTGAGATCGAGAATAAACGAGGCCGCGTTCCATTTTGTGCGTCAGCTCGTCGCGGGGCGAATACAGGGGTTTGATACGTTTCGCATCGAAAAGCAGACGTTCAAGGCAAATCTTCAGCCTAACGAATTTGCCGTATCGGACAAGCTTTTCGACTCGTTTCGCGGCTATGCGGCCAATGATCCGAAAAACGGCCTGACACCGGCAAACATCAACGCACTGGCAGACCACGCGAAGATGCGTATCAGACAGGAGATAGCGACGGCGAGCTATTCCACAGAGGCCGGGACGCAGGTGCTGCTCGAGAATGATCCGCAGATCCTGAAGGCAATGGAAATGATGCCTCGTGCCGTCGAACTCGCCGCGAAAGCAAAGCAGAACAACCTCAACTAA